A DNA window from Providencia huaxiensis contains the following coding sequences:
- a CDS encoding fimbrial protein, translating to MKKNLLASLIAATSIVAVNNALAADGTIDFTGEIIDQACELAAGSDALKVNLGQVSKKALPNAGSTAAATKFTIKLINCPATVTTASVKFDADSYIGDDEVIKLKEETGVATGVGIQITDDTNKIVPLFTASKAYPLQQNVENNLDFRARYIAKSDTVTPGPANATATFTINYN from the coding sequence TAATAATGCATTAGCAGCAGATGGTACTATCGACTTTACAGGTGAAATCATTGACCAAGCATGCGAATTAGCAGCTGGCTCTGATGCACTAAAAGTAAACTTAGGACAAGTATCTAAAAAAGCATTGCCAAACGCAGGAAGTACAGCGGCAGCAACTAAATTTACAATTAAATTAATTAATTGCCCTGCTACAGTAACAACAGCTTCAGTGAAATTTGATGCTGATTCTTATATTGGTGATGATGAAGTTATTAAATTAAAAGAAGAAACGGGTGTTGCAACTGGCGTTGGTATTCAAATTACTGATGATACGAATAAAATTGTTCCATTATTTACTGCCTCTAAAGCATATCCATTACAACAAAATGTGGAAAATAATTTAGATTTCAGAGCGCGTTATATTGCTAAGTCTGACACAGTGACTCCTGGTCCTGCAAATGCGACAGCAACTTTCACAATCAATTATAACTAA
- a CDS encoding fimbrial protein gives MNNLIYKSILTVSFIYLYSGYANAACVQNPTWRNIQKTIPNETINIQYDDTRSYQLKSISLPIYTGTYNPTNGVGQDCGGNQVGIYLAPVSNGMAVSGINGIGIKARINSFGPDTFFPVNGPYTATTWTFTNPTWDIRIEKTGHVTSGGIISTRQLARFYQQNRKTGTDFIISTVSFSTNYRINVLSCSLKNSVPTINLGDWYDTQFPAVGSTSTNINIPITLNCMAGTNIKATVTSSKYEDTATGKLALTGPGSATGVAIQLLDKNNNPIKLNTMNSLQNNVPAGDYMFNWKARYIKTAASITPGTANASATVNIRYE, from the coding sequence ATGAATAATCTTATTTATAAATCAATATTAACTGTGAGTTTTATATATTTATACTCAGGATATGCTAATGCAGCTTGTGTTCAAAATCCCACATGGAGGAACATACAAAAAACAATACCTAATGAAACAATCAACATACAATATGATGACACTAGGTCTTATCAATTAAAATCTATATCTTTACCGATTTATACGGGGACTTATAACCCGACTAATGGTGTTGGTCAAGATTGTGGCGGAAATCAAGTTGGTATTTATCTAGCACCAGTCAGTAATGGTATGGCCGTAAGTGGAATTAATGGTATTGGTATCAAAGCGAGAATTAATAGCTTTGGGCCAGATACTTTCTTTCCTGTAAATGGTCCATATACGGCAACTACATGGACATTTACGAATCCGACATGGGATATTCGTATAGAAAAAACAGGTCATGTTACTTCTGGTGGGATTATTTCAACACGGCAACTCGCTAGATTTTATCAACAAAATAGAAAAACAGGTACTGATTTTATTATTTCAACTGTCTCTTTTTCCACTAACTATCGAATAAATGTACTCAGTTGCTCACTAAAAAATTCAGTTCCTACCATTAACTTAGGTGATTGGTATGATACCCAATTTCCCGCTGTTGGCAGTACCAGTACAAATATCAATATTCCCATTACATTAAACTGCATGGCGGGCACCAATATTAAAGCGACGGTAACAAGCTCTAAATATGAAGATACGGCTACAGGAAAATTAGCTCTAACGGGACCTGGTAGTGCCACTGGTGTCGCAATACAATTGCTGGATAAAAATAATAACCCGATCAAATTGAACACTATGAATAGCCTGCAAAATAATGTGCCTGCTGGTGACTATATGTTCAATTGGAAGGCTCGCTATATCAAAACGGCCGCGAGTATCACGCCAGGTACAGCAAACGCCTCTGCGACTGTAAATATCCGCTATGAGTAG
- a CDS encoding fimbrial protein, whose protein sequence is MTKKKTLLVIIGSAFAYSAYTQAACIQNPNLRNVVVNVPARTYSLQYDDTGARDLATIQVNFKSSHINTYSGPMSNGRCGDAYLHADYVNGWVPNGNKIATSNIPGISIQVKATEIGFLNTRYGPPTGANPAAWGIPNPYWTITIKKTGQVTQGGNLKAGHVGRLTQRNPAPHNSTWNLTSLNIPAGAIKINVLKCSTKANSYNVNLGTWYDTQFKSVGSTSNSVNIPITLSCAAGTNLKVTVTSSAGYVDTNTGKIKLSGQGQATGVAIQLLDRNSNPIKLNSKFTLQNNVAGGDYIFNWKARYIKTANNITAGTANSTASVNIRYE, encoded by the coding sequence ATGACTAAAAAGAAAACTTTACTTGTAATAATAGGCTCGGCTTTTGCTTATTCTGCATATACACAAGCAGCCTGTATTCAAAATCCTAATTTACGGAATGTTGTGGTGAATGTACCGGCAAGAACCTATTCACTGCAATATGATGATACAGGGGCTCGTGATTTAGCCACTATTCAAGTCAATTTTAAGAGCTCACATATCAATACATATTCAGGCCCAATGAGTAATGGCCGGTGTGGTGATGCCTATTTACATGCTGACTATGTGAATGGTTGGGTACCAAACGGTAATAAAATTGCAACCAGTAATATACCGGGTATTAGCATCCAAGTAAAAGCAACCGAAATTGGTTTCTTAAATACACGTTATGGGCCACCAACAGGTGCCAACCCTGCCGCTTGGGGAATTCCTAATCCATATTGGACCATCACCATTAAAAAAACTGGGCAAGTCACACAAGGTGGAAATTTAAAGGCAGGGCATGTGGGAAGACTAACACAACGTAACCCCGCACCACATAACAGTACGTGGAATTTAACATCGTTGAATATTCCAGCAGGTGCTATCAAAATTAATGTATTAAAGTGCTCAACAAAAGCAAATAGTTACAATGTTAACTTAGGAACTTGGTATGACACTCAATTTAAATCTGTGGGCTCTACCAGTAATAGTGTCAATATACCCATTACATTAAGCTGCGCTGCGGGCACCAATCTAAAAGTGACAGTCACAAGTAGTGCTGGGTATGTTGATACCAATACAGGGAAGATTAAATTGTCTGGGCAAGGGCAAGCGACCGGAGTCGCTATCCAATTATTGGATAGAAACAGTAACCCGATAAAGCTCAATTCAAAGTTCACTTTGCAAAACAATGTTGCAGGTGGCGATTATATTTTTAATTGGAAAGCTAGATATATTAAAACTGCTAATAATATAACTGCAGGAACTGCAAACTCAACAGCGTCGGTTAACATAAGATATGAATAA
- a CDS encoding fimbria/pilus outer membrane usher protein, whose amino-acid sequence MKINKISLGLLLYLGYTASLYAEEKTENNVYFDPDFLELPNKDSVDLSQFENNEQLAGAYYVDIYANTNLIGAKNLKFEKNNHNQLVPCLSLADIKEFGIKTAEYPELQTAGSHCVNLAAIPDATSNFEFDSQRLYLSIPQIALDRNPRGYVDLANIDNGINALLLNYSYNGSKNYDRKSSGSDNTSHYVNLRPGLNIGAWRLRNYTTWSSSTDQSGKWDTIYTYASRGINSIKSQLTLGDSVSPSMVFDSVPFRGAQLATDDDMSPESLRGYAPVVRGIARSNAQVTIRQNGYIIYQTEVAAGPFEINDLYPTGGSGDLHVTIKESNGSEQYQIVPFASLPVLQREGYFSYSVTGGEYRAYDSSIDKTKFGQFTLIYGLPYGITAYGGSQVSEHYQSYSIGTGQNLGRFGALSIDVTHANSTLSNDVKEKGQSYRFRYNKNINDIGTNIALAGYRYSTKGFYSLAEVFDGYRNTNYAPEIERRRNRGEITLSQNLGDNFGSISVGYINEDYWNSDRKTQSATVGYNNSWQGISYSLNYTYNKNTNSYSYSSGSRTKSEDDHQLAFSVSVPFTVFDNTFYYNFNSNSSSNGPSTGSIGLSASQLNNRLNWSMQQGFTTQEQGTSGNMNASYKGQYGEVSGGTGYSKDNYNLYYGVNGSLVAHSGGLVLGQQLGETAAIVEIPDAGDVPVLNQAGVVTNNQGYALVPYVTAYRKNVIDIDTSELPENTEMELTSQSVAPSRGALVKASFAANVGYRAIMILTFADGKPVPFGAQAIFKDNPQLNNMVGNDGEIYLSGLAENGSFIIQYNDKQQCQVNYNLAGISNYMGLYKTTAVCR is encoded by the coding sequence ATGAAAATAAATAAAATATCTCTAGGCCTACTATTATATTTAGGCTATACCGCATCGCTATATGCTGAAGAAAAAACAGAAAATAATGTCTACTTTGACCCTGACTTTTTAGAGTTACCAAATAAAGATTCGGTTGATTTGTCGCAGTTTGAGAATAATGAACAACTAGCTGGTGCCTACTATGTTGATATTTATGCCAACACTAACTTAATTGGTGCTAAAAATCTTAAATTTGAAAAAAATAACCATAACCAATTAGTTCCGTGTTTATCACTGGCTGATATTAAAGAATTTGGTATCAAAACAGCGGAATACCCTGAATTGCAAACCGCAGGCAGTCACTGTGTAAACCTTGCAGCTATTCCTGATGCCACAAGTAATTTTGAATTCGATTCTCAACGTTTATATTTAAGCATCCCCCAAATCGCATTGGATAGAAACCCAAGGGGTTACGTTGACTTAGCCAATATCGATAATGGGATCAACGCACTGCTATTAAATTACAGCTATAACGGCTCTAAAAATTACGATCGCAAAAGTAGTGGTTCGGATAATACATCTCATTATGTAAATTTAAGACCCGGCTTAAATATTGGAGCGTGGCGGTTACGCAATTACACAACATGGTCAAGTAGCACTGACCAATCCGGTAAATGGGATACCATCTATACCTACGCATCACGTGGCATTAATAGCATCAAAAGTCAGTTAACCTTGGGGGATAGTGTTTCACCTTCGATGGTTTTTGACAGCGTGCCATTCCGTGGTGCCCAGCTTGCGACAGATGATGATATGTCCCCTGAGAGTTTACGCGGCTACGCCCCCGTCGTTCGTGGGATTGCCCGCAGTAACGCACAGGTGACGATCCGCCAAAATGGTTACATTATATACCAAACCGAGGTTGCTGCAGGCCCTTTCGAAATCAATGACTTATACCCAACAGGGGGAAGTGGTGATTTACATGTCACAATAAAAGAATCCAATGGTAGCGAGCAATATCAGATCGTTCCTTTTGCCTCATTACCCGTATTGCAGCGTGAAGGATATTTTTCTTATAGCGTAACGGGCGGTGAATACCGCGCTTATGACAGTAGCATTGATAAAACAAAATTTGGTCAGTTCACCTTAATCTATGGTTTACCGTATGGTATTACCGCTTATGGTGGTAGCCAAGTGAGTGAGCATTACCAATCTTACTCCATCGGTACAGGCCAAAACCTTGGACGGTTTGGTGCATTATCCATTGACGTTACTCATGCAAATTCAACGCTGAGTAATGACGTTAAGGAAAAAGGCCAGTCATATCGTTTCCGCTATAACAAAAATATCAACGATATTGGTACTAATATCGCATTAGCTGGTTACCGTTACTCTACTAAAGGCTTTTACAGTTTAGCAGAAGTCTTTGATGGTTATAGAAATACAAACTATGCTCCAGAAATTGAACGCCGCCGTAATCGTGGTGAAATTACGCTCAGCCAAAACTTAGGGGATAACTTTGGTTCAATTTCCGTGGGCTATATCAATGAAGACTACTGGAATAGTGACCGTAAAACACAATCTGCCACCGTGGGTTACAACAACAGTTGGCAAGGCATTAGTTATAGCTTGAATTATACCTATAACAAAAATACCAATAGCTACTCCTATAGCTCCGGCAGTCGCACGAAAAGTGAAGATGACCATCAATTAGCGTTCTCGGTCAGTGTGCCGTTTACTGTGTTTGATAACACCTTCTATTACAACTTTAACAGTAACAGCAGCAGTAACGGCCCAAGCACAGGCAGTATTGGGCTTTCTGCTTCACAACTCAATAATCGCTTGAATTGGAGCATGCAGCAGGGTTTCACCACTCAAGAACAAGGTACGAGCGGCAATATGAACGCCTCTTATAAAGGCCAATATGGTGAAGTTTCAGGCGGAACTGGCTATAGCAAAGACAACTATAACCTTTATTACGGGGTTAATGGCAGCTTAGTGGCTCACTCTGGCGGCCTTGTACTCGGTCAACAATTAGGCGAAACCGCGGCTATTGTTGAAATACCAGATGCAGGTGATGTACCCGTCTTAAACCAAGCAGGGGTTGTCACTAATAACCAAGGTTATGCACTCGTGCCCTATGTTACTGCCTACCGTAAAAATGTGATTGATATCGATACTTCTGAACTACCTGAAAATACGGAAATGGAGTTAACTAGCCAAAGTGTTGCACCAAGCCGTGGTGCACTGGTGAAAGCCAGCTTTGCCGCAAATGTCGGATATCGAGCCATTATGATATTAACTTTTGCTGATGGCAAACCTGTACCTTTTGGTGCCCAAGCGATATTTAAAGATAATCCACAGTTAAATAACATGGTTGGTAATGATGGTGAAATTTATTTATCTGGTTTAGCTGAAAATGGCAGTTTTATTATTCAATATAACGATAAACAACAGTGCCAAGTAAATTATAACTTAGCAGGCATATCGAATTATATGGGGTTATATAAAACAACTGCTGTTTGCCGATAA
- a CDS encoding fimbrial protein, translating into MKKISKNLLLLSSLIFSGNLFAASTVTLNFTGNIRAATCNITGGNNIDIDLKNISADVFRNASSGSNWNTFNISLNNCSSFINQVKLTFTGTADTADTADAASLYKNQGTAKNLAVQLQNGNGTTALGNQKVLQVPTNGQANINIPLRTRAFSSLGNATPGTISANITATITYL; encoded by the coding sequence ATGAAAAAAATATCTAAAAATTTACTTTTACTTAGTAGCTTAATATTCAGTGGAAATTTATTTGCTGCTAGCACAGTGACATTGAATTTTACCGGAAATATTAGAGCCGCAACTTGCAATATTACCGGTGGGAATAACATTGATATTGACCTGAAAAATATTTCTGCTGATGTATTTCGTAATGCAAGTTCAGGTTCTAACTGGAACACATTTAATATCAGCTTAAATAATTGTTCATCTTTTATTAACCAAGTAAAACTGACATTTACAGGAACCGCGGATACTGCGGATACTGCGGATGCAGCCAGCTTATACAAAAACCAAGGTACGGCTAAAAACCTAGCTGTTCAACTACAAAATGGTAATGGAACAACCGCTTTAGGTAACCAAAAAGTATTACAAGTTCCGACAAATGGGCAAGCGAATATTAATATTCCATTACGCACACGTGCCTTTAGCTCATTAGGTAATGCCACTCCGGGAACTATTTCCGCCAATATTACGGCAACCATTACCTATTTATAA
- a CDS encoding helix-turn-helix domain-containing protein, whose translation MPNYYPISKIIGNKITYYRKMKGMTLENLSNIVGVSEQQQSRYERGINRINIDRLYHYSKIFEIDIMAFFIFNSKEINEIEHSEERHLIKKVNVKDIL comes from the coding sequence ATGCCTAATTACTATCCTATATCAAAAATAATTGGCAATAAAATCACCTATTACCGAAAAATGAAAGGCATGACATTAGAAAATTTATCTAATATCGTGGGTGTAAGTGAACAACAACAGTCACGCTATGAACGTGGTATTAATCGAATTAATATTGATAGGCTTTATCATTACTCTAAGATATTTGAAATTGATATTATGGCTTTTTTTATTTTCAATTCTAAGGAGATCAATGAGATTGAGCATTCAGAAGAAAGACATTTAATAAAAAAAGTAAATGTTAAGGATATTTTATGA
- a CDS encoding fimbrial protein: MRHFILLLSLMSCSLTAFGLTANIKVHGVVIAAPCEVEKNNYLIDLKKINIWNIKDTQKSPWVDFSVKLKNCPVGTTKAVMKISGTPDSTVTEHFINNGTAKNVALNLANTANKTTIKNGDTITANVNTQTRNVEIPLSARVSGYGSGMVAGSFKSHLEFTFTYQ; the protein is encoded by the coding sequence ATGAGACATTTTATCCTATTACTATCACTAATGAGCTGTTCTTTAACTGCATTTGGGCTAACAGCAAATATTAAAGTGCATGGCGTCGTTATCGCAGCGCCTTGTGAGGTTGAAAAAAATAACTATTTAATCGATTTGAAAAAAATTAATATTTGGAATATCAAAGATACGCAAAAGTCTCCGTGGGTTGATTTTTCCGTGAAGCTAAAAAATTGCCCTGTCGGCACCACCAAAGCTGTAATGAAAATATCCGGCACACCAGACTCAACAGTAACTGAACATTTTATTAATAATGGTACGGCGAAAAATGTGGCATTAAATTTAGCCAATACCGCCAATAAAACAACAATAAAAAATGGCGATACCATTACCGCGAATGTGAATACTCAAACGCGAAATGTTGAAATCCCACTATCAGCACGAGTCTCGGGTTATGGAAGTGGTATGGTTGCAGGTTCATTTAAAAGCCATTTAGAATTTACATTTACATATCAGTAA
- a CDS encoding fimbrial biogenesis chaperone — MKSIIYIFISLLALINTANAGVIIGGTRVIYNEGNKDVSISVENPDKIPYLIQSWIDNIDEKKQSDFSITPPLFRLNADRTNALRIFLTENKLPNDRESLFWLNIKTIPATERTENSLQIAFKTQMKLIYRPKALKEVNFIEEQKKLVWSKSGNKITVKNPTPYFMNFQSISFNGTKANDVSYVAPFSSATFDVNNSTTNGTIKWEVINDYGAAPEALEKKI, encoded by the coding sequence ATGAAATCTATTATCTATATTTTCATTTCCTTATTAGCACTAATAAACACTGCGAATGCTGGTGTTATTATTGGTGGAACCCGTGTTATTTATAACGAGGGAAACAAAGATGTCAGCATCAGTGTAGAAAATCCAGATAAAATCCCTTATTTGATTCAATCTTGGATAGATAATATAGATGAAAAAAAGCAGTCTGATTTCTCTATTACACCACCATTATTTAGACTAAATGCAGATAGAACTAATGCACTTAGAATATTTTTAACAGAAAATAAATTACCTAATGATAGAGAATCATTGTTCTGGTTAAATATAAAAACGATCCCAGCAACAGAAAGAACAGAAAACTCACTACAAATTGCCTTTAAAACGCAAATGAAATTAATTTATCGCCCTAAAGCATTAAAAGAGGTTAATTTTATTGAAGAGCAAAAAAAATTAGTGTGGTCTAAATCTGGAAATAAAATTACGGTTAAAAACCCAACGCCGTATTTTATGAATTTCCAGAGCATCAGCTTTAACGGAACAAAAGCTAATGATGTTTCTTATGTGGCACCTTTCTCAAGTGCAACTTTTGACGTTAATAACTCAACTACTAATGGAACAATTAAATGGGAAGTTATTAATGATTATGGTGCAGCACCAGAAGCACTCGAAAAGAAAATATAA
- a CDS encoding helix-turn-helix domain-containing protein — MPYSVSYLIGKKILFYRKTNGLSVNELSEVIGISPQQQSRYERGVNRITLDRLFQYATYFEIDIKKFFQSHDI, encoded by the coding sequence ATGCCTTATTCAGTATCTTACCTAATTGGCAAAAAAATACTTTTTTATCGGAAAACGAATGGACTTTCAGTTAATGAATTATCCGAGGTTATTGGCATCAGCCCACAACAGCAGTCACGATATGAAAGAGGCGTGAATAGAATTACTTTAGATAGATTGTTCCAATATGCAACGTATTTTGAGATTGATATTAAAAAATTCTTTCAGTCTCATGACATTTAA